Genomic DNA from Bacillota bacterium:
CGGGTACCATACCCGGCTCCTCGTAAAGAAGAACCGCACCGGCGAGCACCGCTTCCGGACGGACCGGAAAGCGGTCGAGGTGGTGCGCGAGTTGGCCAAGGTGACCCGTGACCGGGACATCGCGGCCATCCTGAACCGGCTGGGGATAAAAACGGGCAAGGGTAACACCTGGACCGAGGCCAGGGTGAGATCTCTCCGGAACGAGCACGGGATACCGGTGTTTACAGACGACGGAGAAAACCCAAAGTGGCTCACGATGAAGGATGCTGCCTCCCTCCTGGGGGTCAGCCCGACGTCAGTGCATCGGCTCATTCTGGAGGGAGTACTCCCCGCCAGGCAGGTAGTACCTTGCGCGCCCTGGATGATCGAAAAACACTCGTTGGAATCGGAAGCGGTTAGGCAGGCGGTGGCAGGCATCAAACAGGGCGGGAAACGTCCGCTACCACACCACCCCGATCAGCAAAAGCTAGATTTGAAGCCGATGTAGCGAGGTGGTGCATCATGTCGTGGGATCGGTTGGGCCCACGATTATGACCCCCTGGTGAGCCCGGATCCAATTGCCCGTGGCCAGGCTCCGCATGACCGCGCGGTCAAGGCCGCGGGGCACCTGGTAGTCGATGTCCTCCATGCACGCGGGCAGCCTCAGCTTGGCCGCCTTCAGCAACCTGGCCAGGCGCCGGTCCTGCCTGGAACTCCATTCGCGATCCACCAGCAGGCCGAAGCGCTCCTCGAAGGAAAGACCCTGCACGTCGGGTTCCTGTGCCTGGGCCAGGAAGGCCTCCGCCATCCCGTCAAGCCGCATCTCCCGCAGCCTGGCAACCGTCTGCTGGTCAAGCATGCGATGACCCCTCCCCGCTGTAGTACGAGGGGCCCCGCAGGTTGGGGTGCTCCCCAACCGCCCGAGCCTCCGGCGGGGACTCGAGCGGTAACCTGTCCAGCTTGTTCTCCAGGATCGACTTCACACTCCGGTAAGAGATGGCGCCGGTGGCCAGGGCCCTTCTTGAGGCGGCCTCCAGCCGCTCCTCGCCGTAGCGCTTGCCCAACCGCATGATCCCCAGGCAGGACCGGTAGCCCTGCTCGGGGTGGGGCTTGGACTCCATGATCCTCCGCACCAGCCGCCCCGTGTTCTCGCCCGCCTTCTCAGCCCATCGGACAAGGCGATCCGGGGTCCACTCGAGATGCTCCCGGTGGGAATGCGGGCGGTGCTCGGGATCGGTCACGAACTGCCCCTTGCGGTAGCTGCGCGGGTGGCTGGCCACGCGGCGCCCCTTGTGCAGGACCTCCACCGTGGTGGCCGTGTAGCGCACCTCCACCTGCTCCCTGATGAGCCCGTGAGGGACGCTGTAGTAATTGCCTTCCACCTCCACGTGGTAGTCGATGTTCACCCGGGCCTTCTTCCACTGGGCGAACTCGTACCTCTGCGGCGGCAGGGGTTTGAGGGCCGCCTTCTCCACCGTCTCGTACAGGGTGCGGCGGCTCCCCTCCATCTTCTGAAACGGCGCGTCGTTGAGCTTTTCGAGCAGTTCCCTGATCGCCTGGTTCACCTCCGCCAGGCTGAAGAAGGTGCGGTGGCGCAGGGCGGCCAGGATCCACCGCTCCACCACCTGCACCCCCGCCTCCACCTTGGCCCGGTCGCGGGGGTGCTTGGGCCGGGCGGGGATCACCACAGCCCCGTAGTGCTCCGCCATCTCAGCTTATCCCGACGTCAAGATAACAGGAGTTCGTCGAGTACTTTGGGTCGGACGTGGTGGTTGTGCCGCCGGGGGTGGTCGCCGAGACACTGGGGTCTTTCTTGGAGTGGTGGAACCTGCGGCTGCTCGAAGGGATGTCCGCTGAGGAGCGGCGGCGGGCCCTGGCGCAGGGGACTCGGCCCCGCACGAGGGTCCCGGAGGGATTGCTGGACTGCGAGACGGTGGGGATCGTGATGGATCCTGAGGAGGGATTGAACTTTTACGCCGAGTTGGCAGGTTCCTTGAGGTATTCGCCAAGCCGGAATCGTTCAGCGCCCAAGAGCGGCGCGACGTGGTGATGCGGTACCTCTGGAGCAACAGCATCTCGCCGCTGCCCTTCCGCAAGGTGGTGGAGAGGTATCCGGAGAATGCCCGGCTGGTGTTCGGTGAGATTTTCGGGAAGGACGCCTGGGACAACGAAAAGGACCTGGCTTCCCTGATGCGCAAGTACAAGGGGGTCTTTCTGAAGCGGAAGCCGCTGCCCGGCTTCATTCCGGTTGCCGCTGATGCCGTCGGCGGTGTAGCGGCCAAGCGGGTTCCGCCGTCCAGGCCTCGTCGGCGGGCAGGACCGCGGAGATGAAGAGCCGCGGAGACAGTGTGGGACTACCCGGAGGCACGGAGGTCAGGGGCGTGAACCCGGTCCTGCGCGTCCTCATAGAGGTGGTGGCGGAGGCCCAGATTAGGCGGCGCGATCCGCCCGAGGCGGAGGAGATCCTGGTTTCGCTGCTGGGCCCCGGTGGGGGTGCGAATGCGGAGACGAGGCAGGTGGCAGGGAAACTGTTGGCCGAGATCCGAAGCGGTACCACCGGCTAGTAATGTGATGACCCCGGGTGGGAGGGGTAAGCAGGGGAGGACCCCGAACTCTGGTGTGCCCGGGGTGGTGCCCTGTCTCCCGGGGGGAAGCTCCTGCGAAGAACCGCACTGTGCCAGGTAGGAGGCCATGGCAGCTCTCGGGCCGGCAGGTACTTGTTTGATGGGGCTCTCTTGAGCGCAGAAACCGGTGTGATACACTACGAGGTGAGGTGAGCCTTTTGAAGGCGAGGTTCAAGGTTCTGCTGGAATGGAACGAGGAAGGCGGAGGTTACACGGTAACGGTGCCAGCGTTGCCGGGGTGCTTGTCCGAGGGGGATACGGTTGAGGAAGCCCTTGGCAATATCCGGGAGGCGATTGAGGGGTATCTTGAAGCACTCAGGAAGCAGGGCAGAGCGGTACCTTCAGAAGACGTACGTCTCCTGATAGGCGAGGTGGAGGTTGCGGTATGACGAGGCTGCCCCGCGTCTCCGGCAAGGACGTGGTGCGAGCGTTACAGCGGGGCGGGTTCAGACTGGTGCACGTTCGTGGCAGTCACCACTACCTTGAGCCTCCAGGCGGAGGTTTGCTGGTTACTGTGCCAGTCCACGGTAGTCGGGTGCTGAAGCCCAAGACCATGAAGAGCATTTTGGATCAAGCCGGGCTGACGGCAGACGAACTGGCGAGGCTGCTTTGAGCGTTCATTTACCGACGTCCAGGGTGGTTGCGGCGTCGAGAATGAGCGGTCGGGCGGCCTGATAAGGCCATGACCTTGCGTCTGATAACGTTGCCGGCGTGTTCCCCTCCCTGGCGGGGAGGCTGGGGCGAGCCGGCTTCGAGCCGAGCGTTCTGGACAACTCCATGGCGGCACGCCCCTGCGCCTGCGGGGGCGTTCACTGTTGTTGGGGTGGAATACGGCCTCCGTGCGTGCAGATGCGCCACCGAAAGGAGGTGGGGCTGCACATTTGTACCACCGCGGGTAGGGATGTCCTTCAGCTCGGTCGCAGCAGGCGTGTCCATCGGGGTGTTGTCGCGCTGCGCTGTATTATGCAGGTTGGCTGAGGGCGGCGATTACCGCTCGATCGAGCGGTCCACGAAGAAATGAGGTAGGGTCGGTCAGCGCTGACTGGGGAGGGAATTGTTACTTGGGAAGGACAGAAGTGAGCGAACGTGTAGCGGCAGCCGGAATCATAGCCGTGTTGCGCCGAATCCCTGAGGAGTGCTTGCCTTCGGTCATCGAGGCCTTGGCCCTGGGGGGAGTGCGCATGTGCGAGATAACATGGGACGACGATCGGGCTCCCCGCCTGCTGGAGAAGGCGCTGGAGATCTCAAGCGCGGACTTTCTCTGGGGGATGGGAACCGTGACTGCGGTCAAACAGGCTCGCCGCGCCGTGGAGACTGGCGCGTGCTTCATCGTTTCGCCTGTCTTCGTCCCGGAAGTGGTTCATGCCTGCCTGGACATGGGCGTTACGTCCATTCCCGGTGCCTTTTCGCCCAGCGAGGTTCATGCTGCCTGGAAAACTGGCGGGGATTTGATCAAGGTTTTCCCTGCTTGCGTGCTGGGCCCCCGTTATTTCCACGAACTGCAGGGGCCCATGCCCGGTATCCCTTTGGTTGCCGTGGGGGGCGTAGATGTTTCGAATGCGGCAGCGTTCTTGCAAGCTGGCGCCCGGGCTGTGGCAGCCGGGGGCAAGCTTATCCCCCAAGATGCGGTTCGGCAGGGGCAATGGGAACGCATCACGGATACTGCAAGGCGGTTCGTCGCCGCCGTCCGGGAGGGAAAGGCTCTTGCTTGCAGTGGTGAGGGATAAAGCCCGTTGCATGATCTGCCGGAGATGGTCGGCCGTGACCCGAAGCGCACGCCTGCGAGGCGAACCGGACCGGGTAGGCCAGGAGCGGCGAGACCTTGGCGTGCAGCCGGGCCAATTATATGACCGCTTCTTCCACGATCAGTCTCCCGGTGGTGAACCTGGCCGGGCTCAGTTCGGAAAGGTCGACCGTGCGGTATTCACCCCATATGATTAGTTCGGCGAGACCCCTGCCGGCCGCCGGTCCCTGCATCAATCCGTGGCCGGAGAACCCGTTTATCAAGTAAAGCCCGGGTAGCTCCGGATGGCAGCCGATGATGGCGTTGTGGTCGATGGGGTTTTCGTCGTAAAGGCCGGCCCATCCGTTTTCCAGGCGGAGCGTATCGAAGCACGGCACCCTCGTGGCCAGGGCGGGCCATATCTCGTCCACGAATGCGGAGCGATCCCATGTCGCGTCGAAAGTCACGGTGTCGCTCGAAGTGGCGCCTCCGACGACGATGAGCCCTCCCGTCTCGCTGCGGAAGTGCACGCCTGTCATGTCCACCACCATGGGGAACTCACGCCCGGCGGCGGCCGGCACTCGACAAACGTACACCTGGCGGCGCCACGGCCGGACAGGCAGCTCCACCCCCGCCAGGCGAGCCAGTTCTCCCGCCCAAGCACCTGCTGCATTTACCACGGTGCGGGTGGCAATGGTGCGCACCGTCGTCCGCACTGACTTTGCGCCTGCCGCATCCCGCTCGATGGCGACCGCTTCCTCATATATGCACTCCGCGCCGAGGTGCCGTGCTTTTGCCTCGAACCCCTGGAGGACGGCGTAGGGGTCCAGGTATCCGTCTCGCGGGCAGAATGCGGCCCCCACCACTCCTTCGAGGTCCAGTTCGGGCACCAGTTCCTTTGCCTGTTGGGGAGTGAGCAGCGTGGCCTCTACGCCGAGGCGGGCCTGCAGTTCGTGACGCCGCAGGAATGCCGGCCAGGTCTTTTCGCTCGCGAGGAAAAGATATCCCCTCTGGCGGAGGCAGATGTCCGGCCGGCCGTCGGGCGTCTCCATGAGTTCAGCGAAGCTCTCGTAGAACGAGACCGAGTGGCGGACGATGCGGATGTTGATTTCGGTACCGAATTGCTGGCGAAAACCCCCTAACGCCAGGCAGGTAGAGGCGTGGCGGCGCAGGTGGTCCCGCTCCATGACCACCACGCGGCCCCGTAATCCGCCCACCAGCAGGTTGTAGGCGGTGCACCAGCCCATGATGCCGCCGCCCACGATTACGACGTCCGCAGTTTCCACCATAGCCCACTCCCTTCCCGGCTGCCCGCCCGGGGGTGAACGGCGGGTCGCATTTTCGCGTGACCGCGGATACCGGCCTGCAGGTTGGTTCGACAGCAGGTTCGTACGGTTCCTGCCGGCCTTCCCGGCAGCATGAGGTTCAATTGTGATGCAAGGTTATCCCTTGGCGCACCGCAGCATGCGCGCCCTGGTGCAAATCACTGGTTCTGCTTGGCGAAACGAGAGTGCCAGAGGTACAATGCTTACGCACCCTGCGGGGGACCGTCAAAGGGGGTTTGTTTGGTGGTTGTGGTCACGGGTGCCACGGGTCACATCGGCAACACGCTGGTGCGGGCTTTGCTGGCCAGGGGGGAGGAGGTGCGGTGTCTGGTCCTGCCCGGTGAGGACCTGCGCTCCCTGGAGGGATTGGACGTGGAGTTGAGCGAGGGGGATGTGCGGCACCGGGAGGTGTTGGACCGTGTTTTCCGCGGGGCCCGGGTCGTGTACCACCTGGCCTCGGTCATTGCCCTTCTGCCCCGATACGCCCGTGTCCTGTATGAGGTCAACGTGCGGGGCACGTGCAACGTCGTGCAAGCATGTCTGGCGTGCGGAGTGGAGCGGCTGGTCTACACCAGCTCCATACATGCCCTGGCGGAACCGCCCGAGGGGGTGACCATCGACGAGAGCGCGCCGCCTGATCCGGACCGGATACCTTCGCATTACGGGAAGTCGAAGGCCCTGGCCACACGGGAAGTCCTGGAGGGGATCAAGAGGGGCCTGGATGCCGTGGTGGTGAGTCCCACGGGTGTCATCGGGCCGTACGATTTCCGGCCTTCGGATATGGGCCGGCTGATCCTCGACTTCATGAGACGGCGACTGTGGGCGTACGTGGAGGGTGCCTATGACTTCGTAGACGTACGGGACGTGGCCGAGGGCCACCTGGCAGCCTGCGCGCAGGGGGGCCGGGGAGAGAACTACATCCTCTCGGGGGAGCGCATCACGGTGCGGCAGATGATGGAGTGGCTGGCGGAGATAACGGGGGTACCGGCGCCGCGGCTGTGTCTTCCAACCTGGGGCGCCCGAGTGGTGGCGGACGTTTCTTCCCTGTGGGCGGCGGTGATAGGAGGAGGGCTGCGGATCACCCGGGAGTCGCTCTACGTGTTGAGCAGTAACTCTCACGTCTCGCACGCCAAGGCCACGCGGGAGTTGGGGTACCGCCCGCGTCCGCTCCGGGAGAGCCTGGCTGACACGGTGGACTGGTTTCGCGAGGCAGGACGGGCGTAGACAGCATCACCCCGAGACCGGCCCGAGAGATTGGGTACGGGGCGGGCTTTCCAAACGGGGGTTCCCGGTGTGCAGCACTGGGCGCGGTGTGGGCAGGGGCGGTGTGGGCTGGTTGCGGGGGCCGGGCGGATGTGCTATACTGCCAGTGGTGTAGTGCGGTCGCCTGGGCGCCGATGGATCTCCGGGCGCTGCTGAGTGGGTTTCACGACCCACTCTTTGCGCGTATCGGCGCAGGTGCCCAAAGCGGGTAGGTCGGGGGTCGGCCGCTCCTGCGGCAGGCCCAGTTTTTTGGGGGGCCTGAGCGGAGGTGAGCGGCGTGAAGCGAGGGGAGCTGGAGGCTGAGGTGGCAGGCATGGCCCGCCAGGTCGCGGCCCCCATGGGGCTGTCCGTGGTGGATGTGGAGTTTTCCCCGCGGGGGAGACGGTCGCTGCTGCGGGTGATCCTGGATAGGCCCGGGGGTATCCTGCTCGACGAGTGCGCGCGGGTGAGCGAGGAGCTGAGCCACATGCTGGACGCGGCCGACCTCATCCCGGGGACCTACGTCCTCGAGGTGTCTTCGCCCGGGCTGGACCGGGTGCTGCGCCGGGATGAGGAGTTCGCCATCTTCCGGGGGCGCCGGGTGGCCGTGCACACCTACGCACCGGTGCAGGGGCAGAAGCGCCTGGAAGGCACGCTCCTGGGCCTGGAGGAAGACGGGGTTCATCTGGAAATGGACGGACAGGAGGTGCTGGTCCCCCGCCAGCAGGTAGCCAGGGTGCACCTGGTGGCAGAGATCTGAGGAGGGCCCGATGTGAACGGTGAACTGGTGACTGCGCTTGAGCAACTCGAGAGAGAACGTGGGGTTCCCAAGGAAAAGCTGACCGAGGCCATAGAGGCGGCTCTCATCTCCGCTTACCGGCGGAACTTCGGCGCCGGGCAAAACGTAAGGGTGGAAGTGGATC
This window encodes:
- a CDS encoding helix-turn-helix domain-containing protein; amino-acid sequence: MVEPAAVQAALDALAELEASRDERRAALELALRQPRYEADRARRQYDAVEPENRLVASELERRWNAALEEVRRLEEELCRLLPSDANLSEDEREELLSLSEDLQSVWNNPLTDMRTKKRLVRTVIEEIIADVDEERAVVELVIRWAGGYHTRLLVKKNRTGEHRFRTDRKAVEVVRELAKVTRDRDIAAILNRLGIKTGKGNTWTEARVRSLRNEHGIPVFTDDGENPKWLTMKDAASLLGVSPTSVHRLILEGVLPARQVVPCAPWMIEKHSLESEAVRQAVAGIKQGGKRPLPHHPDQQKLDLKPM
- a CDS encoding ATP-binding protein, translated to MLDQQTVARLREMRLDGMAEAFLAQAQEPDVQGLSFEERFGLLVDREWSSRQDRRLARLLKAAKLRLPACMEDIDYQVPRGLDRAVMRSLATGNWIRAHQGVIIVGPTDPTT
- a CDS encoding type II toxin-antitoxin system HicB family antitoxin; this encodes MKARFKVLLEWNEEGGGYTVTVPALPGCLSEGDTVEEALGNIREAIEGYLEALRKQGRAVPSEDVRLLIGEVEVAV
- a CDS encoding type II toxin-antitoxin system HicA family toxin, which produces MTRLPRVSGKDVVRALQRGGFRLVHVRGSHHYLEPPGGGLLVTVPVHGSRVLKPKTMKSILDQAGLTADELARLL
- the eda gene encoding bifunctional 4-hydroxy-2-oxoglutarate aldolase/2-dehydro-3-deoxy-phosphogluconate aldolase yields the protein MSERVAAAGIIAVLRRIPEECLPSVIEALALGGVRMCEITWDDDRAPRLLEKALEISSADFLWGMGTVTAVKQARRAVETGACFIVSPVFVPEVVHACLDMGVTSIPGAFSPSEVHAAWKTGGDLIKVFPACVLGPRYFHELQGPMPGIPLVAVGGVDVSNAAAFLQAGARAVAAGGKLIPQDAVRQGQWERITDTARRFVAAVREGKALACSGEG
- a CDS encoding FAD-binding oxidoreductase, producing METADVVIVGGGIMGWCTAYNLLVGGLRGRVVVMERDHLRRHASTCLALGGFRQQFGTEINIRIVRHSVSFYESFAELMETPDGRPDICLRQRGYLFLASEKTWPAFLRRHELQARLGVEATLLTPQQAKELVPELDLEGVVGAAFCPRDGYLDPYAVLQGFEAKARHLGAECIYEEAVAIERDAAGAKSVRTTVRTIATRTVVNAAGAWAGELARLAGVELPVRPWRRQVYVCRVPAAAGREFPMVVDMTGVHFRSETGGLIVVGGATSSDTVTFDATWDRSAFVDEIWPALATRVPCFDTLRLENGWAGLYDENPIDHNAIIGCHPELPGLYLINGFSGHGLMQGPAAGRGLAELIIWGEYRTVDLSELSPARFTTGRLIVEEAVI
- a CDS encoding SDR family oxidoreductase codes for the protein MVVVTGATGHIGNTLVRALLARGEEVRCLVLPGEDLRSLEGLDVELSEGDVRHREVLDRVFRGARVVYHLASVIALLPRYARVLYEVNVRGTCNVVQACLACGVERLVYTSSIHALAEPPEGVTIDESAPPDPDRIPSHYGKSKALATREVLEGIKRGLDAVVVSPTGVIGPYDFRPSDMGRLILDFMRRRLWAYVEGAYDFVDVRDVAEGHLAACAQGGRGENYILSGERITVRQMMEWLAEITGVPAPRLCLPTWGARVVADVSSLWAAVIGGGLRITRESLYVLSSNSHVSHAKATRELGYRPRPLRESLADTVDWFREAGRA
- the rimP gene encoding ribosome maturation factor RimP; its protein translation is MKRGELEAEVAGMARQVAAPMGLSVVDVEFSPRGRRSLLRVILDRPGGILLDECARVSEELSHMLDAADLIPGTYVLEVSSPGLDRVLRRDEEFAIFRGRRVAVHTYAPVQGQKRLEGTLLGLEEDGVHLEMDGQEVLVPRQQVARVHLVAEI